The Leucoraja erinacea ecotype New England chromosome 48, Leri_hhj_1, whole genome shotgun sequence genome segment agatgggatagcagcacatttggaaagtggtgaaatcattggacaaagtcagcatggatttacgaaaggtaaatcatgtctgacgaatcttatagaatttttcgaggatgtaactagtagagtggataggggagaaccagtggatgtgttatatctggactttcagaaggctttcgacaaggtcccacataagagattagtatacaaacttaaagcacacggtattgggggttcaatattgatgtggatagagaactggctgccaaacaggaagcaaagagtaggagtaaactggtccttttcacaatggcaggcagtgaatagtggggtaccccaaggctcagtgctgggaccccagctatttacaatatatattaatgatctggatgagggaattgaaggcaatatctccatgtttgcggatgacactaagctggggggcagtgttagctgtgaggaggatgctaggaggctgcaaggggacttggattggctgggtgagtgggcaaatgcatggcagatgcagtataatgtggataaatgtgaggttatccactttggtggcaaaaacagtaaagcagactattatctgaatggtggccgattaggaaaaggggagatgcaacgaggcatgggtgtcatggtacaccagtcattgaaagtaggcatgcaggtgcagcaggcagtgaagaaagcgaatggtatgttagcattcatagcaaaatgatttgagtataggagcagggaggttctactgcagttgtacagggtcttggtgagaccacacctggagtattgcgtccagttttggtctccaaatctgaggaaggacattattgccatagagggagtacagagaaggttcaccagactgattcctgggatgttaggactttcatatgaagaaagactgggtagactcggcttgtatttgctagaatttaggagattgaggggggatcttatagaaacttacaaaattcttaaggggttggacaggctagatgcaggaagattgttcccgatgttggggaagtccaggacaagaggtcacagtttaaggataaaggggaaatcctttaggaccgagatgagaaaaacttttttcacacagtggtgaatctctggaattctctgccacagaaggtagttgaggccagttcattggctatatttaagagggagttagatgtggcccttgtggctaaagggatcagggggtatggagagaaggcaggtacaggatactgagttggatgatcagccatgatcatattgaatggcggtgcaggctcaaagggccgaatggcctactcctgcacctattttctatgtttctatgacccgaaacgtcatccgatcaattgacaatagacaataggtgcaggaggccattcgaccctttgagccagcaccgccattcaatctgatcatggctgatcatccccaatcagtaccctgttcctgccttttccccatatcccctatttttaagagccctatctagctctctcttgaaagcatccagagaacctgcctccactgccttctgaggcagagaattccacagactcaccactctctcgtctccgttctaaatggcttccccctaattcttaaactgtggcccctggttctggactcccccaacattccttctctctagagatgctgcctgtcccgctgagttactccagcatttcgtgtctgtgttcggtgtaaaccagcatctgcagttccctcctacgcaGACCATAAGGGGAAgcggaagaagggagaggaggaactGATGCGGGCTCGGCTAATGTGAGCAGCTACGCTATGAATCAAGATGACAACACGGAgaaaccagatgaactgaacaaatTCACACATCTTTATAAATGGACGATTTTTACAAATAATTAACAGCTTCAGAATACACAACAGTCAAAGAAAGAATTTAGTtaataaaaaaaatctaaatcttTATAAACTGTTATTTTTAATACATAAAAATAATCTTTCCAGCAGGTATTTGGAGAGTACCCTGTTCTCTTACACCATAAGTAGTTTGTGGATAAAAAGTCTCCTGCCAAGGTCACTGTCACCATTTGCACAGCCTTCCATTGTGGTTGTGCGGTGTCAGGAAACATCTTCCAtgatgataggcacaaaaagctgtgggacaggcagcatctctggataaaaggaatgggcgacgtttcgtgtcaactccagcattttgtgtctatcttcggtgttaaactagcatctgcagttccttctggcaCATCTACTTCCACAAAGtggaccctctctctctctctctctctctcatgcatCTTTCCAAGGAGATCTGTCCCCTCCTCCATCTTCTCCGCCTCCCACCCCCCTCGCCTTCGTCGCAGTCCAGTCAACTATGAGCTCGCCGCCAAGCGTCAAACCTCTGACCTAACGTGAGCTCTCCGGGAAGCCGTTCCTGGAAAGAGTGTcacggggttacggggagaaggcaggagaatggggttagcagggagagatggatcagccgtgattgaatggcggagtggacgatgggccgaatggcctaattctgctcctcccaCTCACGACCTGATTCCACACCGTTGCACAGAACTGGGATTGAGAGGTGGGCAAGTGGATGGCTGACAGAAATTAAAACAGTCGTTCATTAACCCAGCCTTGGTCATGCATGTAAATGCTGATCTGAGAGAGGCTGAGCAAAAGCACATTAAAATCAAAAATTGGACTTTCACATTTAAAAAGGTACCTTActccttttagtttagagacacagcgcggaaacaggcccttcggcccaccgggtccgcgccaatccAACATTTACTATAATCAGTGTGTCTAAGACCTATCTGCTTTTTGCTGGCATGCCGAACAGAGGGACAGAAGTtgcagagtattatgtttacatattctgccgtgctgctgctagtaagaatttcgTTCTTctgtctgggacaaatgacaataatacactcttgactcttgaagaaaAACAAGAACAACGTTAGCTATCCCTGTGTTGGCTGTTCGTACAGGACTGCCCAATGCTTTATCCTTGTTTAAGGCAGTGCCCGGGATCTTTGGAAAACGAGGTGGacaaagaacacagaacagtacagaacaggaacaggcccttcggcccacaatgtccatgctggaacatgatgccaggttagacTAATATCCTCTGCAAAGAAGCACATTCTGTTTCCAAGACCCAAAATTAATTTGAGATGGGGCCCATCAGAGGTTCCCCAGATCTTCGTAAACAGAGTCCTGGTTAATGGTGAATTCATCAACGGACAActctttttctgtttttttgttcttCACAACCTTGCTGTAAATACAGTTATTTGAGCTGTTAAAGTTGTTCTTGACCACTGACCTCTCGGTCCCGGGGTTGGCCTGTTCCTTTCCAACCTCTTTCGGGTCCTTCGCGTACAACCTGTTGGGTGGTTTGGGCGCAGGCAATGGTTTGGACTTGGGCTTCTGAGGTTTGCCAATCAACTTCTTGCCGCCCCTCGGGGGGGGTAGCACATAATGTTTTGGGGAGGAAGCGCAGGATGCCTTATCTTTCCAGGAATCCTGTTCCCCTTGCTGCTTGGCCTGGTCGTAGATGTTGGCGGTGGCAGGGAGGGGTTGAGGGGACCTGCCCTCGGGTAGATGTTGGAAGGCCCGGCCCTCGGGCTCGTCGTAGATGTGCTCGTCCGACCTCGGGGCGGAGACTGCCACACGGGAGAAGTCGTAGTTCACCCGCTCGTATATGTCCGCGTACAGAGGCTCCGCGCCCCTCCGCTCCTTGGAGCCCACGCGGGGCGGAGGGTGGATCCCGGCGGGGTCCTTGGGGATGCTGTCCAGCGGATCGGAGTACGGGCAGTCCAAGCTACGCTTGCCAATGGCGTCCAGCGGGTCAGAGTAGATGGAGCTGGGGTCGGAGTTGGCCATGTGCTTGGGCACAGGGGATCGCGGTGGGGTCGGCGGCCCCAGCTTCGGGGGGTCAGGCAGGCTGCGGGTCTTCAGGTGCTTGGTCAGGCCTTTCTCCTCCACGCCCCTATTTCCCGCTTGCTCCGTTTTCGCCGGCGGTCCCATCCCGCCACCGGCTCGGCCGCCGGGGCTTCCCTTGGCCCCGGAGCCGGCGCTCGTCCCCACCGAGCTCGGAGGAGACGGCTCCGTGGTGAGCGAGTCTGACGAGCCGCTCCGGTCCCCGGTTTCCAAGAGGTGAAGACCCCGATGGTTCTCCTCCGCCTGGGCCTTCTGCTCCTGGATTTTGCTCTCCACAATCAGGAAGACGTCGTTGCCGTGCTTGGTCTCGAAGGTGAAGTTGCCCGGACCGGAATCACAGCGCCGCCCGGCCTCGAAGGAAAACATGACCTGCCAAACACAAGAAAACTCAGTGATGGGAGTGGAATAAGGCACAGCAACATCATTTAATGTCGAATATTATACaaggaggaaaaatgttcccaatgtgcaggaaaaagtaagtttattggccaagtactcacatacaaggaatttgccttggtgctccgcccacaagtaacaacatgacatacagtggcagttacgaatgactcagaaaacactaaacattacgaatgactcagaaaacactaaacattaatactaaaaatatattaattggctgataaaacaccattgatcaagcacgtgaaccaacaaaataccagatcaaagggaggctacagatttttggctcttgagtagagcaactactcgtggataaaaactgtttttatgtctgtctgtggcAGCTGTGACAAACCGTAgtcattcccaatgttgggcgagtccagaatcacaatcttagaataaaggggaggccatttaagactttttcacgcagagagttgtgaatttatggaattccctgccacagagggcagtggaggccaaatcactggatcgatttaagagagagtttgatagagctctaggggctagtggaatcaagggagatggggagaaggcaggcacgggttattgataggggacgatcagccgtgatcacaatgaatggcggtgctggctcgaagggtcgaatgtcctcctcctgaccctattttctatgttaggaggttttcgaggagatacgtttcacatgtaaaacaatacacacacatccacacacacacacacagagtatactggaccaagtgcagacccgttgggtctgttcccccaatgtgcggttgagggaggggggtttagtttagtttacagatacagagcggaaacaagcccttcggcccaacgagtctgcgccggccagcgattccAACACTtgcaccatccgacacacactggggataatttacccaCGCCAATTagcccaacaaacctgcacgtctttggagtgtgggaggaaaccggagcccctggagaGAAACCCCCGCAGCTCAAAAGGAGGAACggataaactctgtacagacagcacccgcagtcaggatcgaacccgggcccctaccggcaactttaccgctgcgccacagtgccgccccttttctctagaatgccagagtctgaggggagacctgatggaagtgtataaaatgatgcgaggcatagataaggaagaGAGCTAGCaccttttcccagggtgcaaAGGTCAAAGtcaagagggcgtagctttaaagtgagaggatcaAAATTTAAAAGAGAGGTGCGGGTGTTTTCCTTTACATAAAGGGGTCTGGCACCCGATGACAGGGTGTTGGAAGAGGCTGTAATGTTAGTGGCAGTTAAGaggctttagacaatagacaataggtgcaggagtaggctattcggcccttcgagccagcactgccattcaatgtgatcatggctgatcatccccaatcagtaccccgttcctgccttctccccatatcccctgactccgctatctttgagagccctatctaactctcttgaaagcatccagtgaaccggcctccacctccctctgaggcagagaattccacagactcacaactctctgtgtgaaaaagtttttcctcatctccgttctaattggcttgccccttattcttaaactatggcccctggttctggactcccccaacatcgggaacatgtttccatgtACACTGCGGGCGgcaagattgtaatcatgtattgtctttccgctgactggataccacgcaacaaaagcttttcactgtaccttgtacacgtgacaataaactaagcgcAGGACAGGAACACACCCTTTGTCCACAGTGtcagtgcagaacatgatgccaagaccaactaatcttctctgtctgtacacgagggcctgttcctgcactgtactgttctatgttctattctgctgaaacatttaaattgttgatcAGAAACTACTCACATCTTTCAGGGTCAGCAATGAAAGAAAAGTGAGTTTAGGAACTTGGGAGGATCCGAAGTTGCGTAGAAAAGATTTTTTGCTTGCTCGCAGTTCGTTTTAATCATCGATAATGGATTTCCTGTGGGAAAGCATGCCTTccatgccttacagcgctggagaaccgtattcaatcccgactacgggcgctgtctgaacggagtttgtacgttttccacgtgaccacgtgggttttctccgagatcttcggtttcctcccacactccaaagacgtacaggtgtgtaggttaattggcttggtataaatgtaaaattgtcctttgcgtgtaggatagtgttagtgtgtggggatcgctggtcggcgcgataCTCGGTGGGACGGAGGGCTAGTTCCCGctgtgtacctctaaactaaactaaacacactttCCATAGCccctacatccttcctataatggggtgaccagagctgcacgcaatactccaaataaatTCCTTTGGACTCATATCATCAAAATCTCACACCACCCTGATCACACACATATCTCAccactaccattgggaagaagcacCAGGAGGCCGAAAAACATGACCTCTagcttctcctgccttctgcaagaaggattctgacctaaaacgtcacctgttccttttctccagagatgatgcctgacccgctgaattgctccagcactttgtgccgatctttagtcttttctttgacaacacagcacgcaacaaaaacttttcagttAAACTtggtacacaatagacaataggtgcaggagtaggccattcggccttcgagccagcaccgccattcaatgtgatcatgactgatcatccccaatcagtaccccgttcctgccttctccccatatcccctgactccgctatctttaagagccctatatatctctctcttgaaagcatccacagaacctgcctccaccgccctctgaggcagagaattccacaaactcaccactctctgtgagaaaaagtgtttcctcgtctccgttctaaacggcttactccttattcttaaactgtggtccctggttctggactcccccaacatcgggaacatgtttggtagacaaaactgctggaggaactcagcgggtgcagcagcatctatggagcgaaggaagttccttcttaaactcgggaacatatttcctgcttctagcatgtccaagcccttaacaattttatatgtttcaaatgacacatgacaataataaattaaactaaatactgcatctgcccgctcatttttttttttgcactacctgttgtacctaTGGCTTGATCATACTCGTgtatagtatgtgtaggaaggaggtgcagatgctggtttacaccgaatatagacacaaaatgttgggggtaattcagagggacaggcagcatctctggggagaaggaataggtgatgtttctggtcaagacccttcttcagactgagaatcaggggagagggagactagagatatggaaggaataGAGATATGAATACGTCAGGTCAAAAGAAACGACGATCAAGGACATGTACAATGgtacattgttggctgaggggaaggtgacaacaaggcatacaatcagtaaatttaatcaggaggacaatggaACGTCGGAGAACTAGGTTGAGCGAGGGACGGAGAGACAGGGAACGGAAGGGTTACTACAAGGTAGAGAAATCAAcctttggcctctggtcctcgattcccctactctcggcaagagactatgtgcatctacccaatctattcctctcatgatttgacacacctcgataagatcacccctcatcctcctgcgctcaaaggaatagagacccagcctgctcaacctctgcctataactcacaccctctagtcctggcaacatcctcgtaaatatttctgaaccctttcaagcttgacaatatctttcctataacacggtgcccagaactgaacacaatattctaaatgcggcctcaccaacgtcttatacaactgcaacatgtcctcccaacttctacactcaatactctgactgatgaaggtcaaagtgccaaaagcttttttgaccaccttatctacctgcgactcaaccttcaaggaaccatgcacctgtactcctagatccctctgctctacacccagaggcctaccattcactgtgtaggccgtGCCCTTGAACGACGTCCcacaatgtaacacctcacactttctgtgttcaattccatcaaccattcctccgcccacctggccaatcgatccagatcctgctgcaatcgttcacaaccatcttcactatctgcaaaaccactcacttttgtatcatcaacaaacttgctaatcttgccctgtaagttctcatccaaatcattgatggagatgtcaaacagtaacgggcccagcactgaaccctgaagcacaccactagtcacaggcctccagtctgagaagcaaccttccaccatcaccctgtgcttccttccatggagtcaatttgttatccattcagctatctctccttggatcccatgcgatctaaccttccagagcagcctaccatgcggaaccttgtcgaatgccttactgaagtccatgtacacaacatctacagctctgccttcatcaacctttttggataCGTGTCtatcaaaaaaaatcaaagacaCGATTTGTGGTGAGACACTTTACCTCCCAAGTGGGATCCGAACCCACGCACCCAGGATCTACACAAAAGAGCAGCCTGCGGAAGTCTGCGAATGCCAgcgaagtccatgtacacaacacgtACACtcgccttcatcaacctttttgacaCACTTCAAACAAATTACAATTGTTGACACACGACCTCCAAattaggtagatacaaaatgtgaagtctttggagtgtaggaggcaaaccagagcacctgggagaAGACAattgttaccgaagccaaattaacttacaaacatgtacgtctttggagtgtaggaggaaaccagagcacctggagaagatgcacaaaggaatagagacccagcctgctcaacctctgcctataactCACGCCCTCtagagatagacaaattgttgattagaacgggtgtcaagatttatggggagcaggcaagaagatgggattaggaggctgacatcagccatgattgattggtggagtagactcg includes the following:
- the dok1b gene encoding docking protein 1b, which codes for MDKAIKEGQLHILQPKFGKKNCWKKNWFVLYPASQHGISRLEFFDSKENVSEKQTTKKMDKKIIRLSNCIRITHVASEVCPKDCMSAFAIETEDKLYTFAAEKSTSAEWVEKLCETAFPPPPTDISHGTKPLEMAENSIYYSRSEVTEFWVSVQKTEAAERCNLHGTYILKADKESLVLKDTKTNEVLYNWPYKLLRRYGRDMVMFSFEAGRRCDSGPGNFTFETKHGNDVFLIVESKIQEQKAQAEENHRGLHLLETGDRSGSSDSLTTEPSPPSSVGTSAGSGAKGSPGGRAGGGMGPPAKTEQAGNRGVEEKGLTKHLKTRSLPDPPKLGPPTPPRSPVPKHMANSDPSSIYSDPLDAIGKRSLDCPYSDPLDSIPKDPAGIHPPPRVGSKERRGAEPLYADIYERVNYDFSRVAVSAPRSDEHIYDEPEGRAFQHLPEGRSPQPLPATANIYDQAKQQGEQDSWKDKASCASSPKHYVLPPPRGGKKLIGKPQKPKSKPLPAPKPPNRLYAKDPKEVGKEQANPGTERSVVKNNFNSSNNCIYSKVVKNKKTEKELSVDEFTINQDSVYEDLGNL